Sequence from the Orcinus orca chromosome 11, mOrcOrc1.1, whole genome shotgun sequence genome:
TCCCCCAGCACTGGACAGAGGTCTCGCCCTGACCCGTCCCTCTTCCCCAACGTGTAGGATGCAAGCATACAATGGCCAGGGCTCGTTAGATGTCGGTCAACATGGTCTGTTGAACTCTGTGTGGCTGGGGCCATGACTTGGGCCTGGTTCTGTTGAGCCCATGAGGTTTCTCGAGAAGACGGACAAGGAAATGGACCAAAAACCTCTCCCAGTATCTCCTGTTTAAATTCTTGAATCCAGTCACACTTTTCCAGAAGGTCCACCAGTATGGTTTCCACTAATGCTCAAATGCTCAAAGCCGAGTTCTTAGATGGAAAATAAGAGGCCAGATGAATGAAAGAGAGTGGGGATCTGCTATTCTCTGGGCTCCTTTCCCCTTTGCCTGTTTCTCTCATCCAGGAGGCCAGATCTTGAACTGGATATGAGGTCGCTATTGCGCAGTGGAGTGTGAGAAAGAACGGGCTTTGGCCTGGGGGCTGCAAGTTATAGATTAacatggggtggagggaggggggatgcAGAGGGAGGGTCAGTGGCCTGAGAAAGGGACTGCTGACCTGGGACCATCTGGGCTTGAAGGGGACACAGACAAGAGGAGACTGGGGACTGCCGTGGTCCAGGGGGGTCCTCAGCTCCTCTCCAGCTATTTGACCTTCCTGAAGACCTGCTCATGCACTGCATCACTTGCAGTCATCTCCTGGGGATAGAGTAGGAATGATGAGGACAGAGAAGGTTCTTGCCAGCTGAGCCCCTTTCTCGAGGTCCTTGACCTCCATTGAATCCTTCAGGATGCATCAGCTAGAGCACTCGATGTATGGGGAATTGTATCGTTGTTGCAGACCCTCAGCTTTCCACCCCAGAGGAAGGAAGGTAGCTGGGTCAGGGAACTGAAGTGGCTAAGTCTCCACGTCTCTGGTCATGATTTATGGACATGCGTCTGACTTACAACCAGGGCCCACCTTGGCCACTccacttctccctctctccactctTTCCAGGGCTTCTGTTTTCCCTCCTTAGTTGCCTTCCTTGAAGGGAGGCGAGGCTGGAGTAGCAGACGGACTTGATTTGAGTAAGGGCATGCATCCTAGCTGGAGGGCCCCCTCTCAGACACACCCACTTGCGTCTCCTCTCCCAGCCCTCACCCTGCTCACCAGATACGACGTGTCTCCCTCCAGCCAGTGTCTCCAGCCCCAGTCAGGGACCTCCCCTTTCTCTACACATACCAGCTGCTCCTCTTCCCAGGTGACAGTGGTCTATGGGGGAAGGCGGGAATAAAGGAAGACTTGGGGGGCAGGACACCCCAAATGCATCCAGCTCACTCTGGCTGGGCTGCCTGCTTTGCCTCCAGCAGACACTGTCTTGCTCCAGTCCCTTCCTTCCAGGACTCCCGTCCCCCACTCCTAAAGGTCACTGTTTGTGACAGTGACCATTTGGGCAGAGCAGGGATGAGGCAGGATCATGGGGGGGCGTGAAATTGGGGGTTAGGGGATGAAGCGTGGAGAATTTGTTCTCTGTCACTTCTGGCTGACCTggaggagatttggggaaagAAGGGAGATTGGTTGGGAGCCAACCAGGgaatctcctttctcctttttctcagtCTCGAGGGCAGCTGCAGTGTCCCTGAGAATGAAGGATCAACCCCCTAAATCAGAGCTGGGTGGGCCTGGACCTTCCAATCACCATTGTTAGGCCCCCCAATAGGACAGGCCCCCCTAAACAAGGAGCTCAGAATCTTACGGATTGTTCTTGTGGCCGTGCCAcgcggcttatgggatcttagttcccccaccagggatcgaacccagggccctggcagtgaaagtgcgagtcctaaccactgggccaccaaggaattcccaggGAGCTCAGAATCTTGATCAGATAGAGGAACAGTTGGTAGGTATCTGTGATACCAGGCAAGACTGTTGacggtgggagtggggagggagtgcGTCTTCAAGGCAGTGAATTAGATTGGAGATGATGGGAACTTTCTAGCAAGGATAGAAACAGTGTAGAGGTAAGAAAGAAGAGTAGGTAGCTGTGAGGGGCTCTAACCCCGTATGTTTGTGTGGAGGCCCTTGGATGAAATGTGGAGTGTATGGCCCTTATCTGGAATGTAACAAAATGTCACTGAAAGGGTTTAAGTCAGGGAGTGTCGTGGTCacttttacagtttattttatttagtttttggttttttttttgtttgttttgcggtacgcggccctctcactgctgtggcttctcctgttgcggagcacaggctctggacgcgcaggctcagcggccatggctcacaggcccagccgctccgcggcatgtgggatcctcccggaccggggcacgaacccgtgtcccctgcatcggcaggcggactctcaaccactgcgccaccagggaaaccccattttTACATTTTAGATAGATCCTTGAGGCTACAGTAGGCAGAGTGGATTAGAGGAGGGTCAAGACTGGGCACCAGATGAGAAATGAGGGCCTGAAATAAGGTGGTGACAAAGAGAAGGGTTAGGAAGGAACAGATAAGAGCCATGTAAACAAGTGATGCTCAATGGAAGTATAGTAGGTCTtaaatgcaagccacatatataattataaaaatttctgGTAACCAcattagaaaagcaaaaagaaacaggtgaaattaattttaataatatattttattcaacctaaaatatccaaaatattataatttcagcatgtaatcaatataaaatttctgAGATGTTTTGCACTCTTTTTGGTACTGTCTTTAAAATTCAGCGTGTATTTCACACCGATAGCACATTTCAAATGTTCAATATCTGTATATGGCTAgtagctaccatactggacagcacagaaaAGTTACACAGGCTTCCTGACCAATTACATGTGGTGcacgtgtgcatgcgtgtgtgtgtgcacacacgtgcacgtgTTGGGAGCATGGAGGTAAGGGAACACAAGGTAATGATTGTGACAACAGCCGGCAGGACCAACACAAGGTAATGACTTGGTCCTGCTGGTTGTTGACATTGATGGAGACGGTAAATATAAAAGCAGGAATAGGTTTGTGTAGGAAGATCAGAACTTTGGGTTTGACCTTGGGGCATGCAGATGGAAACATTTTGCAGGCAGTTGAAACTCCGCCCTGGAGCTCAGGTGGTGCCTCTGGCGGGAGAATCTGTGTCCAAGGCAGTTTATAGATGGTAACCGAACACATGGGTGTAGATGATTTAGCCCGTGGATAGTATACAGACAAGAGAGAGAAGGTCAAGAACAAAATACTGGGGGGAAATTCCCAGTTTAAGGGATTAATAGGGGAACTAGGGTCTGCAAAGGAGGCCAAAAGGAACACGTAAGAAGCAGAAAGGACTGCACCAGAGTGGAGTTAAAGAGGCTGAGGGAAGAGAGACTGTGGTGTCCGCAGGGTCACAGGCTAGAGGGTGAGCACATGTTCGCTCATTGGCCTGAGGGTGACCTGCCCCTTTTGCCCTGTTGGCTGGTGCTaagagggggcaggggagaaggtggagggagtgggggctgggtgggtgacatcAGGAGCCTGCTATCCCAGGGACTTCGTAGCCTGCTGTGGTCATCACTTCCCGGCTCTGGATGGGAAAGGTCACTTTATTTTGCCCCACTCTGTTAAGTGCCCCCTGCCCAtccacaccccctccccgccagcctgaGAAAAGGTACCTGGAGCTTCCGTCCCTCCGTGATCCTCAAGTCCTCCTCAAACTCCACTCCCACCTCGAATTCCAGAGCTTAGTTTCGGAAGGTGCTGAGGGTCTTCACTGTCACGTGGTTGCCCCGATGgtcagtctcctcatctggcTTGAGCAGCGGCGCGATCTTCCGCAGAGCCATGTTGATGTCTACAGAGGCTGTCCTCTTAGGACAAGGGTCCTTTTAGCCAGCTGGCCAGGGCCTCCTCCACCCGCAGCAGCAGCCTGGAGCTGGGAGCATCCCCTGGGCTGGGTCTGGGACTGTGGATTTACTCCTTCCTAGCAATGCCCCTGGCTAGAAGAGGAGCCCAGCCCCCCGACCCCCAACCTTTCCACGATGTCGGACCCTCGCATCCCCCCTCCTCAATGGGActggaggcaggaagggagaggggagaacgGGAGTGAAAGGCCTCGGGAGGGGTGAGGCGGTTACTTAGAGCTTGCAGGTAGCTCTCCAAGTTCTTCTGCGAGACAAAGCAGTAGTAGCCGGTGAGGTTGGGAGGCATGGTCCAGGCTGGCCAAGGTGGAGGTCAAGATTTCAGGAGAATAGAGGGGGCAGGGCAAGGAGGGAGGGGGTGTCATCCgacaggtggggctgggagactCCTGGCCAGCCTCTGCACACACAGAGGCAGCTTGTGTAAGGTCTGTGCTACCAGGGTTTTTATAGAGCTGAGGCCCTGTTGCAGTAAGAGCTCCTGCCAgactccctccccccccccccccccccccccccccccccgccccggtgaTGAGTGTGAGGCTGGTGTCTGCAGCTCCACAGAGGGGCAGGGACTTGGCAAGTTTTTGCCTGACCTCGGCTTTTCCTGAGGAAGGAACCTGGACCAGGATCTGGGGCTGTCGGTCAGGCTACACTTGAGCCTTCCCGAAGGTCAGTTTTGGCTTTCAGCCCATTTCCGGCAGGTTTGGGAACCGTCCTGAGACTCCAGAGGCAGCCTCTCCTGGGGGGGAGCTGGTCTTGCTGGGTGGAGGGGGGCGCCCTTTCAGACTCACCCAAGGGTGAGTTCTAACAATATCCTGAGATCTTGGAGTGAGTCGGGGATCCCGAAAGGTatgagggggaggaggtggggaaagaaGGGGGGACAGCCAGCTGGCCGGGAGCCCCAGTGAGGAAAATCCTCTAGCGCTGGCCCCTACAGCTCCCTCAGACAGCGTCGCTGAGCTGGGGCCCCCGACACTGGCTTTCCAGACTCTGTCCTATAGGAGCATTAAGAGGGGGGCAGAGAAACTGCGGAGGGGGCCGTCAGCGGCCTGACAAAGTCTGGCTGGAGCAGAAGGTGAGGGAGGAGTCGCTTGGCTGTTCGGGAGAATTCTACGCGCTTTGGCTTGGGACCCAGAGGTTCCCCTCTCCTTTTGGAGTCACTGATGGTACCGTCAGCCACCCGCGTCCCCAGCCGTTGGCCAGCCCACGCTTACCAGATGTACTCCCATTGCGGGGGGCGGTGCGCCTCAATTACTGTGTGCCCCGCCCCGcactccctgccccctctccccgaCGCGCACTCTTCTTTGCCTCTCGAACCCACCAGCCTCCCTGGCTTCAGAACCAACTGGGCTGGTTCATCAGGGTTTAAGGTGGGAAATTTGGGGCGAGCGGGTGAGGGAGGGTGAGCGCAAATATCTCGCTCTTCCTCCGGTCCCAGAGCCGGGTCCACGGCCCGGCTGCCCACCCCGTGGCTTCCTCAGAGACCTGCGGCTGGGAAATGAAATGCTAGCATAGGTTGGGGTCAGGTGGTGGGTTTGACTGCGAGGTTCCCAGGAGGCACCCAGCGGGGACTTGCTGATGGAATGAGCTGTGAAAAGAGGTTAATGCAgagttggtgatggtggtggtggggtgacgTGGATGCTGTCCCTCCTCGCCTCCCTCAGGTCTCCGTTGacgtctcctctccccacccccgggcATCTCGCTTCTTCATTCTCCCCATGGCCTTCTTTTTTCCCACCCCCTCTACGGCTTTCCagcttcctccccagcccccgcAGTTCCCTTGCCCCCCCAGATTGCAGTCAGGGGAAAAAGCCCTAACACCTTCTCCCAACCCTGCTCTCCGGTCCCATtggttcccacccccacccccccgcagcaCCTGCCCCCCCCACCAGTCACCCGATTGGCCAGCGGCCCCATCAATCCTCGCCTGGCCGTGCTGACGTCATCCTGCAGTAGCGGGGATGGGGTGGGCATGAGAGAAAGAGCCAGGACGCGGGGCTCCAGAGCGAAGGAGAAGAAGCCACTGCCAGTCCCCCACCTCAGCCGCCCAGATTGGGGGGCTGCTCAGGTCTGCTCTATGGACTAGGGTGGGCGGCAGgctcctttctgtctctgcccAGCTGCctgctctcttccctcccctccttggaGAGCCCCTGCATCCCTCCCCCAAGGTGGAATACGCGGGCTTGAGGCTCCCGGGGGAGAGCGATCGGGGCCCGGCGCTGCCCGCGCCACACCATGACCCTCCTGCTGTTGTTCCTCTTGCTCGGCTCCCGGCTCCCCTCCAGCTCCTGCAACAAAGGTGAgtgaggcggggggcgggggcactGAAGGAGGGGTCTCAGGCAGGGCGGGGTGGGCAGGAGCCCTTAAGGCTCCCTGGCCCATGACAGGTGGTTCTTCAGACCACCTCCCTTCCCATCCGTTTTCTCAGACCTgcccccttctcttctccctcgCATCCCCCTTCCCACATCCTCCTCTCTGGTCCATCTCTACCCATGTGCTTCTCTTGCTCCCATTTGGTCCCCATTCCCATCCtgggctctctctctccccctcccccaatttcTCCCTCCTGGAGCTATGTCAGGTCTCAGAAGGACTTGCCCCTGAGGGGCGATGCACATCTCTGGGCGGGTCTCCGTTTTCACCGGGGTGTGCCGGGGCTGAGGGTGTGTAGCACATCCATCTGGTTCCTCTCCATCCCATCCTGGGGAGAAACTGTTCCCTGCAGCTCAGCGATTCGGAGCACGTATGTTTTGGCGTGTTCCTCTGCATCCGTAACCTTCCGTCTGCATGCAGCTGGGCCGAGGGTTACCAGAGCTGCCCTCTCTGCAGACAGCAGATAAATTCAGCTGGGTGAGGCCGTCCGAGggaccaggagggagggagggggtgggggccgAGGGCTCAAGTAGGTGGAGACGGGCAGGGAAGGGCAGAGGTGGGTGTCTGGGAGTGTTAATTgagtggtgagaggggaagggagaaggagaagggagatgaGGTGTGGGAGGGGATGAGAAGGGGGTGGACCAGGGTCAAGgtggaggccaaaaaaaaaaaaaaagagagagagagaggaatgaaaGGGAAATCAGGAAGAACAggtgaggagagggggaggggagagtccaGGAGGGAGAAGACAGGGAGCCCAGGAGTCAGTGAGAGGAGATGGACACAAGGAGAGAGTCGGGGGCCGAGAGGAAGGCAGcagaagggtggggtggggcgtgAGCTGTGCGCAGCCCCTCCATCCTCGGCTCAGTCTCTGACCTCAGCCGGCTTCCGAGCCTCCTGCCACTTCCTGTGCTGGCTTCTGGGCACCATCTTGTGGCTTTCTTCTCTGCCACTAGAGAAGGGGGTCATGGTGGGTCCTCCGCGAGGAAGGGGCCGGCATTCAGATACCAGAAGGCTTTGGGGGATGTCactggaagaaagaatggaaatcaGGATTGCTTGCTCACCATGACATACTGGGGATGACTTTCCTTTTGGAGACTCAGTTTCCCTCTGATGATATGTCTTCCTCTGCCCAGGTCTCGCTGATGGGCCATCGTGGATGTGCTCTGGGAGCTTAGGGGTTGGCTTGATGGGATCCAATAGAGCAGGCCGTGGAGGTTGGCGTTGGTGAGGGGAAGGGAGCCCCTCACCAGGCTGGTGGGAGATTGGTCCTGGGGAGGAGACGTGATTGAGTTGAGTCTGGTAGCAGATGGGGAGATCTGGAGGCTGAGTGAGTCCCACATCCATTGTGGATCGGCTGGTGGCTGAAgggaagaggggtggggtaggCGAGAATTAGGACTCAGCCATGAGTCTGTATAAGAGCGGGGCTCAGGGAGTGTGGGGTTGGGTGGCCTTCTGGGGGACATAGGACCGTGTTGGTTATGAATGTGTTCTCTGGGTGTGAGGGTGAGAAGCAGGGAGAGGATTTGTCGTGTTTCTAGGCCATTTCGATAATCCCTGAGGATGTCGGCTCTGCTGGGCCCAGCCGTTCAGCATTGATTCCTCTGCTCCatccctgcctctctctgtcctcctccctctgtcctatatattttcccttctctcttttctcctcttccctctcctctgggAGAATGGCCTTAGGATGGGGCTTGGCCGGGAGAAGAAGGGATCAAGATTGaaatggggtggtggtggtggagatgaTAAACAATCAGGATCTCAGGAAGCTTCTAGTCTGCTTTTCCTAACCTCAACTCTGCCCTTAATctatctcttcccttttccagGGCCTTCTGATGGCCCACCACTGCTCCCTGAAGGCCCGGTGTCCACACTCTAGCTCTTGAAATCCCTAAAGAAAGTCTCCACCTTCTGACCAGGTTTCCCAGGGGACATGgcagtccccctccccccagggcagGCTGTGGCCATGGAAACTGTCTATCTTGTGACCTCCCGCAGACCCTCTGACTCCCTTCATGGCTGATTTCTTGTCCTCAGTCCTTTCTCCTGCAGGTGCTTCTGCAGGGGCTGGACAGGGTGGTGATGCTGGAGTGTGTTGTCTGGAGGTAGAGGGCCAGCTCACAGgtgcttcctttcctctcccttggGCGGGGCAGCCAACAAGCACAAGCCATGGATCGAGGCGGAATACCAGGGCATCGTCATGGAGAATGACAACACTGTTCTGCTGAACCCACCACTCTTTGCTTTGGACAAGGATGCCCCCCTGCGCTATGCAGGTAAGTGGGGTTGGGGCAGAGGAGGGCGGGTAGGATAGAGAGAAgtgggtgggagggcaggggcaagggaggagaggggaggtccTGGGAGGGAGAGCAGTGAGGAcgtgggggaagaggaagaagtagACTAGGAGGAAACGGGCCACAGCGAGGAACGGTGGTAAAATAAAGGGGGCCAGAGAGGAGGACGTGGGCAGGTGGGGGTCAACGCAGGCAGACTTTGCCAGGTCTCAGACCTGGGCGCTCTGAGAGGTTGCCGCTCAGGGAAGCTGGTGTTGGAGCTGATTGTCTGATAATGAATGCTTTTCCATGTGCAAGAGAAGGGACAGGGGTTTGGAAGGAGAGGTGAAGTGGGAGCCTGAGGGGGGTTGGCGAGTGTGGGAAGGAGACCCTGGAGGTGGTGCAGGACCTgcgtccttccctccccctctggcCAGGCGAGATCTGTGGCTTCCGGCTCCATGGGTCTGGGGTGCCCTTTGAGGCCGTGATCCTGGACAAGGCGACAGGAGAAGGGCTGATCCGGGCTAAGGAACCCGTGGACTGCGAGGCCCAGAAGGAACACACCTTCACCATCCAGGCCTATGACTGCGGCGAGGGCCCCGACGGAGCTAACACCAAGAAGTCCCACAAGTGAGGACGCTCCTgtcccctgccctctgctgcaggccccccacctcctcccaggcccctCACCATCCTCTGTCCTCGCCGTCACTGACTATctaccccctcccctctctgctccTGGGGTTTAGGGACGGGGCCTCGTCGTCCAGGAGCCTTCAGCCAAGGGGACAGAAGCACGTGGTAGAACTCAGTGGGATCTAATCTTGGCTCTGCctcttgtgaccttgggcaacgtCTTAGCCTTTCTGGAtttgcttttccttgtctgtaaaatggggtgatggTGATGCCTACTTCTTCAGGTTACTGTGGAGATGAAAGGAGATGGTTTGTATAAAAAGCAGGCGCTGCAGTGCCTGACACTGAAAGGGCTCAGTACCCGGAGTCAGGATGCTGAGAGAATGAGGAAGAGGACGGTACAGTCAGCGCACACCCACATTCCTTCCGACCGTCCAGCCGTCTGCAGCGTGtgccacactcacacacagaacATGCGCACACACAGCAGTGGGTGAGGGTGGGCAGGAGATGGCTACGGCGGGAAGAAGGCTGGGGCCCAGGGCTCCGACATCTGTTCCCAGCTCACTTCTCCTTCGAGAATGGGAGCAAGATGGGCAGTCAGGACTCCTGGGCCACTACGAGGCACTAGAGATAAACCACTCCTTGTGATGACTCAGTTTCCCATTTAGAGACAGAACCCTTGCCTCTGCGCCCTGGGTGCCAGGatctgggctgggggcagggctccGCATGAAGGGCTTAGCCCCTCCCCAACCTCTGCTTGCCCCGCGGGGgcctgggcgggggagggggcacgGCCGGCTTGCTCACTGCACACGTCAGATGACTTGTGACTCTGGTACAAATGCCACTTCCCTGAATGTGTTTGcttttaatttggtttttattctgcatcttcctttttttctttaagaaggtttatttatttatttattttttggctgcgttgggtcttgtttgctgcgtgcgggctttctctagttgcggcgagcggggtctactcttcgttgtggtgcgctggcttctcatcacggtggcttctcgttgtggagcatggggtctaggcacctgggcttcagtagttgtggtgcccgggctctagagtgcaggctcagtagttgtggcacacgggcttagttgctccgcggcacgtgggatcttcccggaccagggctcgaacccgtgtcccctgcattggcaggcggattcttaaccactgcgccaccagggaagcccctgcatctTCCTTGATTATCCCATTGGATTTGACTCTCATGAAGGAACAACCGGCTGGACACAGAATCCTCTGTCTCGCGTGGCTGTCCCCAACCTATAGCATTCTGTATAGAAGTCATCAAAATCGGCCGCTGGTATCCCCTGGGGTCGTTCCTCACCCCGTACATCAGTCACCCTTTCCCCGGTGGTGCCTGTCCCTTGCTGTGCCTGGTGCCCTGGCTGGGGGGATGAGCGTGCCCACTGCCCCGGGCTCCAGGACCTGCTGGTCCTGCCTGCTCTGCTTCCCTGTCTGGACTCCTAGTTGTGGCTGACTTTTCCTCGTCCTCCTCCTGCTCTGGCACCTGCAGGGCCACCGTGCACGTGCGGGTCAATGACGTGAATGAGTTTGCCCCAGTGTTTGTGGAGCGGCTGTACCGCGCGGCCGTGACCGAGGGGAAGCTGTACGACCGCATCCTGCGGGTGGAGGCCATCGATGGCGACTGCTCCCCCCAGTACAGCCAGATCTGCTACTACGAGATTCTCACGCCCAACACCCCCTTCCTCATCGACAACGACGGTGAGCGCCTGCCACCCCAGCTGCTCCGCCCTGGGCGCCCGCGTCCCTCAGGACATCTCGGGGCTGTGCCCTCCACTTCTGTCCCTCACATCCTCATTCCTCACCCTCCTTCCCAGATGTGGAGCCTCCTTCCCTAGATTCCTTCCTCCCAGCTTCCCGCTGTCTAATTCACCTGCTGCCCTATTGGCTCATAAGTCCTCCCCAGACTTTCTCTAGTGCGCCTGAccctctccatcccccacccccaccccagggaacATTGAGAACACGGAGAAGCTGCAGTACAGTGGCGAGAAGCTCTACAAGTTCACGGTGACGGCTTATGACTGCGGGAAGAAGCGGGCGGTGGATGACGCTGAGGTGGAGATCCAGGTGAAGCCCACCTGTAAACCCAGCTGGCAAGGTGAGGAGCTCTGCTCTGGGACCTGTCTTGTAACCCATCTTTCACCTTGGTGTCCCTTTGCATCCCTTCTGACAACCACAGGGGTTAGGCTAGGAGTCAGGGGAGGGATATCTGGGGAAGGCTTGTAGCTGCCTACCCTGGCTGGCTATTTTTGTAGGAGCCCGAGACTGTCCGTCCGTGGATGTGGCCAGAGCA
This genomic interval carries:
- the RBP5 gene encoding LOW QUALITY PROTEIN: retinol-binding protein 5 (The sequence of the model RefSeq protein was modified relative to this genomic sequence to represent the inferred CDS: substituted 1 base at 1 genomic stop codon), with the protein product MPPNLTGYYCFVSQKNLESYLQALNINMALRKIAPLLKPDEETDHRGNHVTVKTLSTFRNXALEFEVGVEFEEDLRITEGRKLQTTVTWEEEQLVCVEKGEVPDWGWRHWLEGDTSYLEMTASDAVHEQVFRKVK